In Synechococcus sp. UW69, a single genomic region encodes these proteins:
- the dnaG gene encoding DNA primase — translation MVNARLHPRTIEAVKERADIVDVVGEHVVLKKKGREFVGICPFHDDSKPSMTVSPAKQFYYCFSCGAGGNSIKFLMEFQRQSFSDVVLDLARRYQLPIETVDGPQQERLRQQLSRRDKLQRALALAAGWFRSQLLAPTGAEALKYLIDARGLSLATQESFQLGYAPDEWDGLLKHLQQVEGLAPELLEAAGLVVPRKGGNGFYDRFRHRVMVPIHDRQGRVIGFGGRSLDGSEPKYLNSPETEVFEKGKHLFGLDKASNAIRKDDRAVVVEGYFDVIALHAAGITNAVASLGTALSSQQITQLCRVSDSKRIVLNFDADGAGVRAANRAIGEVEQLAMQGQLELRVLHLPSGKDPDEYLKQNGAGDYRALLDQAPLWLDWQIEQVLEARDLSRADQFQQAVTALVGLLGKLPQSAVRTHYLQRVAERLSGGQGRLALQLEDDLRQQVKGQRWHGRSSRHEQPGESGQRERCEADLLRLYLHCPRHRATIRQELRTRELEDFAIPHHRHLWAAITDLEETNLGEGRLEAISRCDDDGEGLDVMDLPRLLTDQLLLESSALVSRLTPLLEPGELQLVALAEPLEQLRGIAALLERQKSLKRCRHLLEAWGGQRLQTLEACIAVLIDQEASSDESNVDMELRIQALFDDLNRDALRYQELYYTERKHIGHLDQQRCASYTIAVDSPAAETSGDAVPPAA, via the coding sequence ATGGTGAATGCCCGCCTGCACCCAAGAACGATCGAGGCCGTCAAGGAACGGGCCGACATCGTTGATGTGGTGGGCGAGCACGTGGTGCTCAAGAAGAAGGGACGGGAATTCGTCGGGATCTGTCCGTTCCATGACGACAGCAAACCGTCGATGACGGTGTCTCCCGCAAAGCAGTTCTACTACTGCTTCTCCTGCGGTGCCGGGGGCAACTCCATCAAGTTCCTGATGGAGTTCCAACGCCAGAGCTTCAGTGATGTCGTGCTGGATCTGGCGCGGCGTTACCAGCTCCCGATCGAGACGGTGGATGGTCCGCAGCAGGAGCGTCTGCGGCAGCAGCTCTCCCGTAGGGACAAGCTGCAACGGGCCCTGGCTCTGGCCGCCGGCTGGTTTCGCAGCCAGTTGCTGGCTCCCACGGGCGCAGAGGCCCTCAAATACCTCATCGACGCCAGAGGTCTCAGCCTCGCCACCCAGGAGTCATTTCAGCTCGGCTATGCGCCGGATGAGTGGGATGGCCTTCTGAAGCATCTTCAACAGGTGGAGGGGCTGGCTCCCGAGCTCCTTGAGGCCGCTGGTCTGGTGGTGCCTCGCAAGGGCGGCAATGGCTTTTATGACCGCTTCCGCCATCGGGTCATGGTTCCGATCCATGACCGTCAGGGTCGGGTGATCGGCTTCGGGGGGCGCAGTCTTGATGGCAGCGAACCGAAGTACCTCAACTCTCCCGAGACCGAGGTGTTTGAGAAGGGAAAGCATCTGTTTGGCCTCGACAAAGCCTCCAATGCCATCCGTAAGGACGACAGGGCTGTGGTGGTGGAGGGCTACTTCGATGTGATTGCACTGCATGCCGCCGGCATCACCAACGCCGTTGCCTCCCTTGGCACGGCTCTGAGCAGTCAGCAGATCACCCAGTTGTGCCGCGTCAGCGACAGCAAGCGGATCGTTCTGAATTTTGATGCCGATGGCGCCGGTGTCCGTGCGGCCAATCGGGCCATTGGCGAGGTGGAGCAGCTGGCCATGCAGGGCCAGCTGGAGCTGCGGGTTCTGCACCTCCCGTCCGGTAAGGACCCTGATGAATACCTCAAACAGAACGGGGCCGGCGATTACCGCGCTCTGCTGGATCAGGCCCCCCTCTGGCTCGACTGGCAGATCGAGCAGGTTCTTGAGGCGAGAGACCTCAGCCGGGCTGACCAGTTTCAGCAGGCGGTGACGGCCCTGGTGGGGCTGCTGGGCAAACTGCCCCAGTCCGCTGTCCGAACCCACTACCTCCAACGGGTGGCGGAGCGGCTCAGTGGTGGGCAGGGACGGCTGGCGCTTCAGCTCGAGGACGATCTGCGCCAGCAGGTGAAGGGCCAGCGTTGGCATGGGCGCTCCAGTCGCCATGAGCAGCCGGGTGAATCCGGTCAGCGGGAGCGTTGCGAGGCAGACCTGCTGCGTTTGTATCTGCATTGCCCTCGGCATCGGGCCACGATTCGCCAGGAACTGCGCACGCGGGAACTGGAGGATTTCGCCATCCCCCATCACCGCCATCTCTGGGCGGCCATTACGGATCTAGAGGAGACCAACCTGGGTGAGGGGCGGTTGGAGGCGATCAGCCGATGCGACGACGACGGCGAGGGTCTTGATGTGATGGATCTGCCACGCCTGCTCACCGATCAGCTGTTGCTGGAGAGCAGTGCGCTGGTCTCCCGCCTGACGCCTCTCCTGGAGCCCGGTGAATTGCAGCTTGTTGCTTTGGCGGAGCCGTTGGAGCAGTTGCGAGGCATCGCTGCTCTGCTGGAGCGCCAGAAAAGCCTTAAGCGCTGCCGGCATCTGCTGGAGGCCTGGGGTGGTCAGCGCCTGCAGACCCTGGAGGCCTGTATCGCCGTATTGATTGATCAGGAAGCCTCGTCAGACGAGAGCAACGTGGACATGGAGCTACGGATTCAGGCCTTGTTCGATGACCTCAACCGTGATGCGCTGCGTTACCAGGAGCTTTATTACACCGAGAGAAAGCACATCGGCCATCTGGATCAGCAGCGTTGCGCGAGCTACACCATTGCGGTCGATTCCCCTGCTGCGGAGACCTCAGGGGATGCGGTTCCTCCCGCCGCCTGA
- a CDS encoding Y-family DNA polymerase codes for MSQATALIDGNNFYASCEQSLDPALIGRPVVVLSNNDGCIVARSAEARALGIRMGTPYFKARRELERHNVVVRSSNYALYADMSQRMMSLLEAHCEELEVYSIDEAFGRIRRPSNGDLQGWARQLRARARQNLGIPIAIGLGASKGQAKLANRLAKQTPNRAGTFDLGQCDNPDHWLETIAIEDVWGIGRQLAHWCRLRGISNARRLRDMPSGELRAKCGVVGLRLQRELRGHACLPLELAPAPKQETCVSRSFSRPITSEAELHQAITTYVVRAAEKLRKQRQRAAALTIYTRTSPFAPGFYSQAASTQLDLPSNDTAVLLQAARPLVARIFRPHRQLAKAGVLMQHLQSHEILQTHLMVPMSEEQQQKRECLMQTIDQINRRYGRGTLQWAGCGLQPSWLMRREQLSRAATTRLQDLPVVRA; via the coding sequence ATGTCTCAGGCCACGGCCCTGATCGATGGAAACAATTTCTATGCCTCCTGCGAGCAGAGCCTGGACCCGGCCCTGATCGGCCGGCCCGTGGTGGTGCTGTCCAATAACGACGGCTGCATCGTGGCGCGCAGCGCCGAAGCCCGTGCCCTGGGGATCCGCATGGGGACGCCGTACTTCAAGGCGCGTCGAGAGCTTGAACGGCACAACGTGGTGGTGCGCAGTTCGAACTACGCCCTTTATGCCGATATGAGCCAGCGGATGATGAGCCTGCTGGAGGCCCACTGTGAAGAGCTGGAGGTGTATTCGATCGACGAAGCCTTCGGTCGGATTCGTCGTCCCAGCAATGGTGATTTACAAGGTTGGGCCCGGCAGCTGCGGGCACGGGCCCGACAGAACCTCGGCATCCCAATCGCCATCGGCCTGGGGGCCAGCAAAGGACAGGCCAAGCTGGCCAATCGCCTGGCCAAACAGACCCCGAACCGTGCCGGGACGTTCGACCTCGGCCAGTGCGATAACCCTGATCACTGGCTGGAAACGATTGCGATCGAGGATGTCTGGGGGATCGGTCGTCAATTGGCCCATTGGTGTCGACTGCGGGGCATCAGCAACGCAAGACGCCTGCGGGACATGCCGAGCGGTGAGCTACGCGCCAAATGCGGCGTGGTGGGTCTGCGTCTGCAACGCGAACTGCGCGGCCATGCCTGCCTACCGCTGGAGCTTGCACCGGCACCGAAGCAGGAAACCTGCGTGAGCCGCAGTTTCAGCCGACCCATCACCAGCGAGGCTGAGCTGCACCAGGCGATCACGACCTATGTGGTGCGCGCCGCCGAGAAATTGCGCAAGCAACGGCAGCGGGCGGCAGCCCTCACCATCTACACCCGCACAAGCCCGTTCGCTCCTGGCTTTTACAGCCAAGCGGCCAGCACGCAACTGGATCTACCGAGCAATGACACGGCCGTGCTGCTGCAAGCAGCGCGACCCTTGGTGGCACGAATCTTTCGCCCCCACCGTCAACTGGCCAAGGCCGGCGTGCTGATGCAGCACCTGCAGAGCCATGAGATCCTCCAGACCCATCTGATGGTGCCGATGAGTGAAGAGCAGCAGCAGAAACGGGAATGCCTGATGCAGACCATCGACCAGATCAATCGGCGTTACGGGCGTGGAACCCTGCAATGGGCAGGCTGCGGACTGCAGCCGAGCTGGTTGATGCGACGGGAGCAACTCAGCCGAGCCGCCACCACCCGTCTGCAGGATCTACCCGTGGTGAGGGCCTGA